The Desulfobulbaceae bacterium genome includes a window with the following:
- a CDS encoding response regulator: protein MERIMIVEDMPDNLLVLQATLEHEGYQVIPMMDGTSALELLQEEQGEVDLVLSDVMMPGLSGYDLCRCLRSNPTLVHLPIVLISAKCLNERDALIGIEAGADDYLIRPIDPQLMSKKLRLLLDRKRDLNHWQSKCQDQTKEMESTEWGARMLVHDIRNPMNGAIGAVNMLGLDPDTTENQRFYINLAQMCLKTQMDMIQDLLTTVAARNGSLVLCKEPFDFGACVQEQVSFQQGVMTMESWNFHCQGLDAGLSVSADKRLIARVVANLIMNAIKYGDKRSGVEIWSGSPEECPLPIAKQGRVAFVIINQAAAIPKEIQQTIFLPFTMGSNVKQDRENSVLTVGVGLGLCFCQKIINLHGGFINIISPFPGREDGVAFYFVLP from the coding sequence ATGGAACGTATTATGATTGTCGAGGATATGCCGGATAACTTACTGGTTCTCCAGGCCACTTTGGAACATGAAGGATATCAGGTTATTCCCATGATGGACGGCACATCCGCCCTTGAACTCCTGCAGGAGGAGCAAGGCGAGGTCGATCTTGTTTTGTCTGATGTGATGATGCCTGGCCTCTCCGGATATGATTTGTGCCGCTGCTTGCGGAGTAATCCTACGCTGGTCCATCTGCCGATAGTCCTGATTTCGGCAAAGTGCCTTAATGAACGGGATGCGCTTATCGGGATCGAGGCCGGGGCTGATGACTATCTGATAAGGCCTATCGACCCCCAGTTGATGAGCAAAAAGCTGCGGTTGCTGCTGGATCGTAAACGAGATCTGAATCATTGGCAGAGCAAGTGTCAAGATCAAACAAAGGAGATGGAATCGACGGAGTGGGGGGCTAGGATGCTGGTCCATGATATTCGCAACCCCATGAACGGGGCCATCGGGGCGGTCAACATGCTCGGCTTGGATCCGGATACCACCGAGAATCAACGTTTCTATATCAACCTTGCCCAGATGTGCCTAAAAACACAAATGGATATGATCCAGGATCTGCTCACGACAGTTGCGGCCAGGAACGGTAGTCTAGTTCTCTGTAAGGAGCCCTTTGACTTTGGTGCCTGCGTCCAGGAACAGGTCAGCTTTCAGCAGGGGGTGATGACGATGGAGAGTTGGAATTTCCACTGCCAGGGATTGGATGCCGGCCTGTCAGTCTCCGCGGACAAACGCCTCATAGCACGGGTCGTTGCCAATCTCATTATGAATGCAATCAAATATGGCGACAAACGATCTGGGGTGGAAATCTGGAGCGGATCACCTGAAGAGTGCCCTTTGCCTATTGCCAAGCAGGGTCGAGTTGCCTTTGTGATTATTAATCAGGCGGCGGCCATCCCGAAAGAGATTCAGCAGACAATCTTTCTGCCATTCACCATGGGGAGCAACGTGAAACAAGACCGAGAAAACTCTGTATTAACTGTGGGGGTAGGTCTGGGGCTTTGCTTCTGCCAGAAGATTATCAACTTGCACGGCGGTTTTATCAACATCATTTCACCGTTTCCGGGCAGGGAAGACGGGGTGGCTTTTTATTTTGTCCTTCCTTGA
- a CDS encoding response regulator, giving the protein MLQEKIRAAIGGTTRIATSGQDGLEAILAEPPDLILLDIRMPGIDGFEVCRLLKSSPGTALIPIIFLSATYNDLRSRIKGLDLGADDFMVHPVDDLEMVTRVKAILQIKELRDQLASLQDTQGNLRAQHSQLQQRLASCCTKMLSFCQGGSDGMLSITEIAKEARTQLAFVNETITGNCSRPNQPLAGSLINKGSGR; this is encoded by the coding sequence ATGCTGCAGGAAAAAATTCGGGCCGCTATCGGTGGAACGACCCGTATCGCCACGAGCGGCCAGGACGGTCTTGAGGCAATCCTTGCCGAGCCACCTGATCTTATTTTGCTGGATATCCGAATGCCGGGTATTGACGGGTTTGAGGTCTGCCGACTTCTTAAGTCCTCGCCCGGGACTGCCTTAATACCGATTATTTTTCTCTCAGCCACTTATAATGATTTGCGTAGCAGAATCAAGGGGCTGGATCTGGGGGCGGATGATTTTATGGTGCATCCGGTGGATGACTTGGAGATGGTGACCAGGGTCAAGGCGATCCTGCAAATCAAGGAATTGCGAGATCAACTTGCTAGTCTGCAGGATACTCAAGGCAATCTTCGTGCTCAGCACTCCCAACTCCAGCAACGTCTGGCATCCTGCTGCACCAAGATGTTGAGCTTCTGTCAAGGTGGATCGGACGGCATGTTGTCAATCACTGAAATTGCTAAGGAAGCTCGAACTCAGTTAGCGTTCGTCAATGAAACTATAACCGGAAACTGTTCGAGGCCGAATCAGCCTTTAGCAGGCAGCTTAATTAATAAAGGGAGTGGGAGATAG
- a CDS encoding response regulator, translating to MSWNMYQGPLQNIFDESGILKHDTMVQMHKQTLSAMRVLDRDFIIVIQNPAMDKVVKQPMSLAVGKKCFDVARSREFCHTDLCPHVQIMSGKASVEQTYHCELWDGSGFPAWVLATPFYDENYKLAGSLQLIRDETHLMEINHAIEQKNQELERLLRLASGQNEIIKVLNRETRLEDLATNILRLIPRYTSVVTGVIYFFSETDQRLVPLATQALSCPAPEFILGQGVPGEVALRKEAIFVSNLPESFLAFRSGTGVAQPPHIACLPIQVAEGFLGVMELAAFQPFTDERSFLEDVALQLGIAMQNAIRRKHTEDLAVEVQASNRVLEAQNDELRAQSEELIAQSEEIQSQAEELIAQRDALERKTVEADEANRMKSIFLSNMSHELRTPLNAILGLTRLMGDGVAGQTNAQQDQYLEVVMRNAGNLLDLINDILDLARIETGREEVRFDQIQVRGFLEALTASIKSMAERHGLEFVLQIVPEISMIVSDERKLGQILTNLLGNAIKFTSKGAITLSVQIQERKGRGFIHFTVQDTGIGIPQDQLEQIFEPFFQIDGSASRKYKGSGLGLNICKKLVVLLGGEVKVVSELDRGSTFTVIVPVDRRRKNRLPDHAWQEKLRWMFQGGAAEPEQQTVFPAPGVMLAQHHDDRLGKYNTGIHILLVEDDMISVRELGVHLREAGYRISFSLDGSIGLQLLEKEKPDLVVLDLVMPIMDGFAFLKEMNSKPDLARIPVLILSGMDLDAEQTSRLPANVKGVLIKGNIRENQLLDTIRDVVGLSLAAITPHPRETGVQGCVPMIPQVKGRPNPGGRRILVAEDNHDNLFLIEEILKIGNYEMIKACNGQEAIDMAARMNPDLILMDIQMPDMSGLDAINNIRQLPELRHIPIVALTARAMKGDREEFMATGCDDYVAKPVDPVVLMAVLNTWLGEEY from the coding sequence ATGTCTTGGAATATGTATCAGGGTCCTTTACAAAATATTTTTGACGAAAGTGGGATTCTGAAGCACGACACCATGGTGCAGATGCATAAACAAACCTTAAGCGCCATGCGGGTTCTTGATCGAGATTTTATTATTGTCATTCAGAATCCGGCGATGGATAAGGTCGTGAAGCAGCCGATGTCTTTGGCTGTTGGAAAAAAATGTTTCGACGTGGCGCGGTCGCGGGAGTTTTGTCATACCGATCTGTGCCCCCATGTTCAGATTATGTCTGGTAAGGCAAGTGTCGAGCAAACTTATCATTGTGAACTGTGGGATGGGAGCGGGTTTCCCGCCTGGGTATTGGCTACTCCTTTTTATGATGAGAATTACAAATTGGCCGGTTCTCTGCAATTAATCCGGGATGAAACCCACTTGATGGAGATTAACCATGCCATCGAGCAGAAAAACCAGGAGTTGGAGCGACTTCTTCGGCTGGCCAGTGGACAGAATGAAATTATCAAAGTCTTGAATCGGGAAACCCGTCTTGAAGACCTCGCGACTAATATTCTCCGTCTCATACCTCGGTACACCTCTGTGGTCACCGGGGTTATCTATTTTTTTTCCGAAACGGACCAGCGGTTGGTTCCGCTGGCAACCCAAGCTCTGTCCTGTCCTGCCCCCGAGTTTATCTTGGGGCAAGGGGTGCCGGGTGAAGTCGCCCTGAGGAAGGAGGCAATTTTTGTCTCGAATCTGCCGGAAAGCTTCCTGGCCTTTCGTTCTGGCACTGGGGTGGCACAACCGCCCCATATCGCCTGTCTCCCCATTCAGGTGGCAGAAGGGTTTCTGGGGGTGATGGAACTTGCCGCATTCCAGCCTTTTACCGATGAGCGGTCGTTTCTTGAGGATGTCGCCCTCCAGCTGGGTATTGCCATGCAGAACGCCATCAGGAGGAAACATACGGAAGATTTGGCCGTTGAAGTGCAGGCCAGCAATAGAGTCCTTGAGGCCCAGAATGACGAACTGAGAGCCCAGAGCGAGGAACTCATCGCTCAGAGTGAGGAGATTCAATCCCAGGCTGAGGAACTCATTGCCCAGAGAGATGCCTTGGAGCGCAAGACAGTGGAGGCGGATGAGGCCAATAGGATGAAATCGATCTTCTTGTCCAACATGTCACATGAACTGCGCACGCCATTGAATGCTATTCTCGGCTTGACTCGCCTGATGGGGGACGGTGTCGCTGGCCAGACCAACGCACAGCAGGACCAGTATCTGGAAGTGGTGATGCGTAATGCCGGGAATCTTTTGGACTTGATCAACGATATCCTGGATCTGGCCCGGATCGAGACCGGCCGGGAAGAGGTGCGGTTTGATCAGATCCAGGTGCGTGGTTTTCTGGAAGCGCTTACTGCCAGCATCAAATCAATGGCTGAGCGTCATGGTCTTGAATTCGTGCTCCAGATTGTCCCTGAGATCTCCATGATTGTTAGCGACGAGCGGAAACTCGGGCAGATCCTCACCAACCTCCTCGGCAATGCCATTAAATTTACCTCAAAGGGCGCCATCACCCTCTCCGTTCAGATTCAGGAGAGAAAGGGGAGAGGCTTCATCCATTTCACTGTCCAGGATACTGGGATCGGTATTCCCCAGGATCAGTTAGAGCAGATTTTTGAACCATTTTTCCAGATTGATGGTTCGGCCAGCCGCAAATATAAGGGCTCCGGCTTGGGCTTAAATATTTGCAAGAAGCTTGTCGTGTTACTCGGAGGGGAGGTCAAGGTGGTTTCCGAGCTTGATCGGGGTTCGACTTTTACTGTTATTGTCCCGGTTGATCGCCGGAGAAAAAACCGCCTTCCTGATCATGCCTGGCAGGAAAAACTCAGGTGGATGTTTCAAGGGGGAGCTGCCGAGCCTGAGCAACAGACGGTTTTCCCAGCGCCTGGAGTGATGCTGGCTCAGCATCACGATGATCGACTTGGAAAATATAACACCGGTATCCATATCCTCCTGGTCGAGGACGATATGATCTCCGTCCGGGAACTGGGGGTCCATTTGCGCGAGGCCGGCTACCGTATATCCTTTAGCCTCGATGGGAGCATCGGGCTGCAGCTTCTCGAAAAAGAAAAACCGGACCTGGTCGTTCTCGATCTTGTGATGCCGATTATGGATGGGTTTGCCTTCCTTAAGGAAATGAACAGCAAGCCGGACCTGGCTCGGATTCCGGTGCTGATCTTGAGCGGAATGGATCTTGATGCCGAGCAGACCAGCCGCCTGCCGGCCAATGTTAAGGGGGTATTGATTAAGGGGAATATCCGGGAAAATCAACTTCTCGATACCATCAGGGATGTTGTTGGCCTGTCGTTGGCAGCGATTACTCCTCATCCCCGCGAGACCGGGGTGCAGGGCTGTGTCCCAATGATCCCTCAAGTTAAGGGTAGGCCAAATCCTGGTGGGCGCCGAATTCTGGTGGCCGAAGACAATCATGATAATTTATTTCTTATCGAGGAAATATTGAAAATTGGTAACTATGAGATGATTAAGGCTTGTAACGGCCAGGAGGCTATCGATATGGCTGCTCGTATGAATCCTGATCTTATTCTCATGGACATCCAGATGCCGGATATGAGTGGGCTGGATGCCATCAATAATATTCGGCAACTGCCTGAACTTCGGCATATCCCGATTGTGGCGTTGACTGCCAGGGCCATGAAGGGTGACCGGGAAGAATTTATGGCAACCGGATGCGACGATTATGTTGCTAAACCGGTCGATCCTGTCGTCTTGATGGCCGTATTGAACACTTGGCTGGGGGAGGAGTATTAA
- a CDS encoding protein-glutamate O-methyltransferase CheR, whose translation MFSEHEEAVLCRVITLAQQWSGCNFTRYNSSTLRRRVERRMIDVRCQSVGDYLVFLENHPSEYRKLISAMTIKVSHFFRDPEVFTLIERLILPKIMERTTTSRRAAVRIWSSACASGEEAYSLAILIAELLDQQAAPHQEVTILATDLDCDSLAFAAEGIYHEESLRHVPESIRNRYFRQPDSLSCHYWQVTPELRRMVSFVSFDLTNPSRLSPPSGIFSEYDFILCRNMLIYCQHSLKVDILRRFYLCLCADGYLALGRSESLPQSYQGHFCPVDSRLKIYLKKEML comes from the coding sequence ATGTTCAGTGAACACGAGGAAGCAGTGCTCTGCCGGGTAATAACCTTGGCCCAGCAGTGGTCGGGATGTAATTTTACTCGCTATAATTCGTCTACCTTGCGTCGGCGCGTGGAGCGGCGAATGATTGATGTTCGATGCCAATCAGTAGGTGATTACCTTGTTTTTCTTGAGAATCATCCGTCCGAATATCGGAAACTGATCTCGGCGATGACCATCAAGGTGAGTCATTTTTTTCGCGATCCCGAGGTGTTTACGCTTATCGAACGACTGATTTTGCCGAAAATTATGGAGAGAACGACCACCTCCAGGCGGGCTGCGGTGCGGATCTGGAGTTCTGCCTGCGCCTCTGGTGAGGAGGCGTATTCTCTGGCTATTCTGATTGCGGAATTGTTGGACCAACAAGCTGCGCCTCACCAGGAGGTAACCATCCTTGCCACTGATCTTGATTGCGACAGCCTGGCCTTTGCGGCAGAGGGAATTTATCACGAGGAGAGCCTGCGGCACGTCCCAGAGTCAATTCGTAACCGTTATTTTAGACAACCGGATTCCCTGTCGTGTCATTATTGGCAGGTAACGCCTGAGCTGCGGCGGATGGTGAGCTTTGTTTCGTTCGACTTGACTAATCCGTCCCGATTATCTCCCCCGAGCGGTATTTTTTCGGAGTACGATTTTATTTTGTGCAGAAATATGCTTATTTATTGCCAGCATTCACTTAAGGTTGATATACTTCGTCGTTTTTACTTATGCCTATGTGCTGACGGGTATTTGGCCCTTGGTAGGTCCGAGTCCCTCCCTCAGAGCTATCAGGGGCATTTTTGCCCGGTTGATTCTCGCCTGAAAATTTACTTAAAAAAGGAGATGTTGTGA
- a CDS encoding HDOD domain-containing protein, whose product MSRLVITAGEYCYSKAPDILETFLGSCVGVAIYDPRRQLGGLLHIILPLGSEEKEEQHPVSYARSGVPFILEKLIEAGCRKDHLQVVLAGGAHIRTLGSGPNLQIGQRNLLALRGIFSSLNIPIIHEEVGGDCGRYMSFDLSDGRVAVRSACSGHAQSRSAASTIGPELVSKAIAELKPVSDAAMQALVLAQDQNSSFRQIERLILQDQVLSASMLRLVNSAYYNMPYPVSTISQCLTLLGLKAFRKLVMQLMVHHHFARKLYAYSMETGALFHHSVACAKIAELLVGAKAPEQQEKAYLAGLIHDIGKVVLERCAGQWFPKIMDMVLFQGVEFHQAEQQVLGINHSEVGRQVAELWNLPTGLGEAIALHHHPRQASQSGLLVCAVHVANILCCLLGVGLSSDTMANGADPWAFRELGLNDQEVDAILAAAPALIGIHVQ is encoded by the coding sequence ATGAGTCGGCTGGTTATAACTGCCGGTGAATATTGTTACAGCAAGGCACCTGACATCTTGGAAACCTTTCTTGGCTCCTGTGTCGGAGTTGCCATCTATGACCCACGCCGCCAACTCGGCGGACTGCTTCATATTATCCTTCCCCTCGGTTCTGAAGAGAAAGAAGAACAACACCCTGTCTCTTACGCTCGAAGTGGGGTGCCTTTCATACTGGAAAAACTTATCGAGGCTGGTTGCCGTAAGGATCATTTGCAGGTGGTCTTGGCGGGAGGCGCCCATATTCGGACTTTGGGCAGCGGACCAAACCTGCAAATTGGGCAGCGGAATCTTCTCGCCCTTAGAGGGATATTCAGCTCTCTGAATATCCCGATTATCCACGAGGAAGTGGGCGGTGATTGTGGCCGTTATATGTCTTTTGATCTTAGTGATGGACGAGTTGCCGTCCGTTCTGCCTGTTCCGGGCACGCTCAATCTCGCTCTGCCGCATCGACCATTGGCCCTGAGTTAGTGTCCAAGGCGATTGCCGAATTGAAGCCGGTTTCCGATGCTGCCATGCAGGCATTGGTCTTGGCTCAGGATCAAAATAGCAGTTTTCGACAGATCGAGCGACTCATTCTTCAGGATCAGGTCCTTTCTGCAAGTATGCTCCGGTTGGTCAATTCCGCTTATTATAATATGCCCTATCCGGTCAGTACAATTTCTCAATGCCTGACCCTGTTAGGTTTGAAGGCCTTTCGGAAGTTGGTGATGCAGCTTATGGTCCATCATCATTTCGCGCGGAAATTGTATGCTTACTCTATGGAGACCGGAGCACTTTTTCATCACTCGGTGGCCTGTGCTAAAATTGCTGAGTTGCTGGTCGGCGCCAAGGCACCTGAGCAGCAGGAAAAGGCGTATCTGGCCGGGCTGATACACGATATTGGCAAGGTGGTGCTTGAACGCTGTGCCGGTCAGTGGTTTCCGAAGATTATGGATATGGTTTTGTTTCAAGGGGTCGAGTTCCATCAAGCGGAACAACAAGTGTTGGGCATTAATCATTCGGAAGTCGGTCGTCAGGTGGCGGAGTTGTGGAACCTGCCGACTGGTTTGGGGGAGGCAATTGCCTTGCACCACCATCCCAGGCAGGCCAGTCAGTCTGGCCTGCTGGTCTGTGCGGTCCATGTGGCAAATATATTATGCTGCCTCTTGGGCGTGGGTTTGTCTTCGGACACCATGGCCAATGGCGCCGACCCTTGGGCCTTCAGGGAATTGGGTCTGAATGACCAGGAAGTTGACGCTATTTTAGCAGCCGCTCCGGCGCTTATAGGTATTCATGTTCAGTGA
- a CDS encoding energy transducer TonB, protein MRVQTFGFSTSLLVHGLFGLLLFSLATGVPEAPAPKVIDLSILAGPKSAPSPAVAAPPEPVARVVPTLPVAPEVVKQEVIPPRKQKKVVKRLVRPIPEAVKIPAPVQVAAVEVEEPSAPIVSETPEPQALTSTPSPPAQSTMARSEGVASAQAQDSPVAVASGGTGTAQTAEERWRQEHFDFIKEAIRKNMTYPVIARKNGWQGRVLVSFVICQDGQVKDIRIEKSSGFALLDKNSVSIIKQSAPFPNPPVQATLIVPIDYTLG, encoded by the coding sequence ATGAGGGTGCAGACTTTTGGTTTTTCTACCTCACTCTTAGTGCATGGGCTCTTCGGATTGTTGCTGTTTTCTCTGGCTACGGGGGTGCCGGAGGCGCCAGCGCCAAAGGTCATTGATCTCTCCATCCTGGCCGGTCCAAAATCGGCCCCGTCTCCCGCTGTGGCAGCTCCTCCCGAACCAGTGGCACGTGTTGTTCCAACGCTGCCGGTGGCGCCGGAGGTGGTGAAACAGGAAGTTATCCCTCCCCGGAAACAAAAAAAGGTAGTGAAGAGGTTAGTTAGGCCCATCCCGGAAGCGGTGAAAATCCCCGCCCCGGTTCAGGTGGCAGCGGTAGAGGTGGAGGAGCCAAGTGCGCCAATAGTCAGCGAAACGCCGGAACCGCAGGCGTTGACCTCTACCCCCTCACCTCCTGCGCAGTCGACTATGGCGAGGAGTGAGGGAGTGGCGTCTGCTCAGGCTCAGGATTCGCCTGTCGCAGTCGCATCGGGTGGAACCGGCACGGCGCAAACCGCCGAGGAACGTTGGCGTCAGGAACATTTTGATTTCATCAAGGAGGCAATCCGCAAGAATATGACCTACCCGGTCATAGCTCGCAAGAACGGCTGGCAGGGCAGGGTGCTGGTATCTTTCGTGATCTGCCAGGATGGGCAGGTTAAAGATATCCGGATCGAGAAAAGCTCCGGTTTTGCGCTTCTAGATAAAAATTCCGTTTCCATTATCAAGCAGTCCGCCCCTTTCCCGAACCCGCCAGTTCAGGCTACCCTCATCGTGCCAATCGATTATACCCTAGGCTGA
- a CDS encoding biopolymer transporter ExbD: MDERGFESMNVIPLVDVMLVLLTIVLTTSTFIAVGAIKVELPQAMAEASQVQKPLTVTIDRAGTIFLAEEPTTLEALGMVLAAAAKETPILIRADRQIELQGFVDVLDRVKNLGFTTVSLQTEVLP, translated from the coding sequence ATGGATGAGAGGGGCTTTGAAAGCATGAACGTTATCCCTCTGGTAGACGTGATGCTCGTGCTCTTAACTATCGTTCTCACCACCTCGACCTTTATCGCCGTGGGCGCGATTAAGGTCGAATTGCCGCAGGCCATGGCTGAGGCGAGTCAAGTGCAGAAGCCGTTAACGGTAACAATTGATCGGGCGGGGACGATTTTTCTGGCTGAAGAGCCGACTACGCTCGAAGCCCTCGGCATGGTATTGGCCGCAGCCGCCAAGGAGACACCGATCCTCATCCGGGCTGATCGTCAGATCGAGCTGCAGGGGTTTGTCGATGTCCTTGATCGGGTCAAGAACTTAGGTTTCACTACCGTGAGCCTACAGACGGAGGTATTGCCATGA
- the exbB gene encoding TonB-system energizer ExbB: MEWLKVSIDYGVIGLLVIMSVVGMGLAVERFLVYRQVRVENFANRKSLELALTHKLHLIATIGSNAPYIGLLGTVMGIMLTFYTMGREGMTDANKIMVGLALALKVTAVGLLVAIPAVVCYNLLLRRVKVLLLEWDIYHG; this comes from the coding sequence ATGGAATGGTTAAAGGTGTCGATCGATTACGGGGTGATCGGTCTGCTCGTGATTATGAGTGTGGTGGGGATGGGGCTTGCTGTTGAACGTTTCTTGGTTTACCGCCAAGTACGGGTTGAGAATTTTGCTAACCGGAAAAGTCTTGAACTGGCCCTAACCCATAAATTGCATCTTATTGCAACCATCGGCAGTAATGCCCCGTATATCGGTCTCTTGGGTACTGTTATGGGTATTATGCTCACTTTTTATACCATGGGCCGGGAAGGTATGACCGATGCCAATAAGATTATGGTGGGGTTGGCTTTGGCTCTCAAAGTCACGGCTGTTGGTCTGCTCGTCGCCATCCCGGCGGTGGTTTGCTATAATTTGTTGTTGCGTCGGGTGAAGGTGCTGCTCCTTGAATGGGATATTTATCATGGATGA
- a CDS encoding sulfite exporter TauE/SafE family protein: MNAVVPDFVALFLLGLVSGATVCSLGCLPQLGPYLLGSADGFREGFYSTLSFLVGKLWVYAMWGGLAGGVGAALLGQELHGERWAGLFLVVAGILLPVFNRRKCPQKLGAIGNRGTLFTLGAATSLLPCPSLLGLLAVAAGSGSVVLGATSGASFGVGIVCSPLLIAGGGLGMLAGRLRLEVGGMQRIFQGFAMLMLISMGVRLLLEVS, encoded by the coding sequence TTGAACGCTGTTGTGCCTGATTTCGTTGCTCTTTTTTTGCTTGGACTCGTCTCCGGGGCGACGGTATGCAGTCTGGGCTGTCTCCCCCAATTAGGGCCGTATCTCCTCGGCTCCGCGGATGGTTTTCGTGAGGGATTTTACTCAACACTAAGTTTTCTCGTGGGCAAGCTGTGGGTCTACGCCATGTGGGGCGGGCTTGCCGGTGGGGTTGGCGCTGCTCTCCTTGGTCAGGAGCTGCATGGTGAGCGGTGGGCGGGTCTCTTCTTGGTTGTAGCAGGGATCTTGCTACCGGTTTTTAATCGCCGGAAGTGCCCGCAAAAGCTTGGTGCCATCGGGAATCGGGGGACACTTTTTACCTTGGGCGCAGCCACCAGCCTTTTGCCCTGCCCATCCCTGCTTGGACTTCTCGCTGTCGCTGCCGGTTCAGGGTCAGTAGTTCTCGGGGCGACAAGTGGCGCATCTTTCGGGGTCGGTATTGTCTGTTCGCCGCTGCTTATTGCAGGAGGGGGCTTAGGGATGCTCGCCGGTCGCCTGCGGCTGGAGGTGGGGGGGATGCAGAGAATTTTTCAAGGGTTTGCCATGTTGATGCTGATCAGCATGGGAGTGCGATTGTTATTGGAGGTGTCATAG
- a CDS encoding CoA activase codes for MKKFAGIDIGSTSIKIAITDEEGTLVAHRITPTGSLFHKNTVAAFESLLHEAGIGREEIGAIVSTGYGRKLFKEADLSVSEITANGVGAANLGHSAVRTIINIGGQDLKVIRLDNDGHVSDFAMNDKCAAGTGRFLEMTARNLEIEVDELGSYHENSRGVPVVINSTCTVFAESEIISLLAAGHAKEDLVAGIHYAIARRVARLARRLGVEDTVLFDGGPAVNRGLVIALEDELMREVVVPELPQLTTAYGAALLAGEYVDTEVERCCA; via the coding sequence GTGAAGAAATTTGCAGGGATCGACATTGGTTCAACCTCAATTAAGATCGCCATCACTGACGAAGAAGGCACACTTGTCGCCCACCGGATAACCCCGACCGGGAGTCTTTTTCACAAAAATACCGTTGCTGCCTTCGAGAGCCTCCTGCATGAGGCAGGGATCGGTCGTGAAGAGATCGGGGCCATTGTCTCTACTGGTTATGGACGTAAATTATTCAAGGAGGCCGATCTTTCGGTGAGTGAGATCACCGCAAACGGTGTCGGCGCCGCCAATCTCGGTCACTCGGCTGTGCGGACGATCATCAATATCGGCGGCCAAGATCTGAAGGTTATCCGTCTTGATAATGACGGTCATGTCAGTGATTTTGCGATGAACGACAAGTGTGCTGCCGGTACCGGCCGCTTTCTGGAGATGACAGCCCGTAACCTTGAGATCGAGGTGGATGAACTGGGCAGCTATCATGAAAATTCGCGGGGCGTGCCAGTGGTGATCAACTCCACCTGTACGGTCTTTGCTGAGAGCGAGATCATTAGTCTGTTGGCAGCTGGTCACGCCAAGGAGGATTTGGTGGCCGGGATCCATTATGCCATTGCCCGGCGGGTTGCGCGTCTGGCCCGGCGACTTGGGGTTGAGGATACGGTGCTTTTCGACGGTGGCCCGGCAGTGAACCGTGGACTCGTCATTGCCCTTGAGGATGAACTGATGCGGGAGGTGGTGGTGCCGGAGCTGCCGCAGCTCACCACGGCCTATGGCGCTGCACTGCTGGCAGGTGAATATGTAGACACCGAGGTTGAACGCTGTTGTGCCTGA